One Aegilops tauschii subsp. strangulata cultivar AL8/78 chromosome 7, Aet v6.0, whole genome shotgun sequence genomic window carries:
- the LOC109734128 gene encoding 26S proteasome non-ATPase regulatory subunit 2 homolog A isoform X5: MKHNAETEALDLLMEVGYLEMLFDEKYEEYLARLFCLVDSTNYKRACLYLTTSSKYLLTPDREAYEATLYIAFGMYGKFRDLASALRIVLLVNDDKCCDQSVKIVFAETEDFSLKQQLAFMIARYGLSMEVDDEMVADENEKNALQEIVNNTKLSEQYHMVAWDIGVMEPKSPEDIYKVHLIGSQGAKSSSLDSARQNLAATFVNAFVNAGYCQDKLMTAISDSSENLLFEKNELGKASAVASLGMIHLWDHDSGFAILDKYLQSDDTHVVAGALLGIGIVSCGVKNDYDPALALISGYSTSAASITRIGAILGLGIAYAGSRKDKLKSLFLITLSDSQAPLVDLVFSAISLGLVFVGSCNEEIAQSIISVLKNLIKAELAEPIIRLLPVSIGLLYLGKQEGPKANVVKVSETFDEIMKEVSKTFDKIMKDYWDVTLMSLAYAGTGNVLKVQELLSICSKKEGGSHQGPAVLGIALIAMAEELGVEMAVRSLEQLFKYGDYNIRRAVPLALGMLYISNPKVDVVDTLSRLSNDADGQVMMAATISLGLIGAGTNNARIAELLRKLSSQEHGVYLFCVRIAQGLVHLGKGLLTLAPYHSDRLLLSPVALAGLVTVLHACLNMQPTILGEYPYMLYILALAMQPRMLLTLDEDLKPLPVPVHVGQAVDVVSQAGSPRTITGFQTHNTPVLLAAGERAELATEKYIPLTPILEGFVILRKNPEHHED; this comes from the exons ATGAAG CATAATGCTGAAACTGAAGCTCTGGATCTTTTGATGGAG GTTGGATACCTTGAGATGCTTTTCGACGAAAAATATGAAGAGTACCTTGCAAGGCTATTTTGTCTTGTTGACTCTACCAACTACAAAAGGGCATGCTTGTATTTGACTACTTCTTCTAA ATACCTTTTGACTCCTGACCGTGAGGCCTATGAGGCCACACTTTACATTGCCTTTGGCATGTATGGGAAGTTTAGGGATCTTGCAAGTGCTTTGCGGATTGTGCTTTTGGTCAACGACGACAAG TGTTGTGATCAGAGTGTGAAGATTGTATTTGCAGAAACTGAAGATTTCTCCCTGAAGCAGCAACTCGCATTTATGATAGCACGCTAT GGTTTAAGCATGGAGGTTGATGATGAGATGGTTGCAGATGAAAATGAGAAGAATGCTTTGCAGGAAATAGTTAATAACACCAAACTGAGTGAGCAGTACCATATGGTTGCGTGGGATATTGGTGTCATGGAGCCAAAATCTCCAGAGGACATATATAAG GTTCATCTGATTGGCAGTCAAGGTGCCAAAAGCTCCAGCCTTGATTCTGCAAGACAAAATTTGGCCGCAACTTTTGTCAATGCATTTGTGAATGCTGGTTATTGCCAG GACAAACTCATGACTGCAATTTCAGATTCTTCTGAAAATTTGCTATTCGAGAAGAACGAACTTGGGAAAGCCAGTGCAGTAGCTAGTCTG GGAATGATACATCTATGGGATCATGATTCAGGATTTGCCATACTTGACAAGTACCTGCAGAGCGATGATACTCATGTTGTTGCAGGGGCTTTGTTAGGTATAGGAATTGTCTCTTGTGGTGTGAAGAATGACTATGATCCT GCACTTGCTCTTATTTCTGGGTATAGCACGAGTGCAGCATCAATTACACGTATCGGTGCAATCTTGGGCCTTGGTATTGCTTATGCTGGGTCCCGGAAAGACAAG CTTAAATCGTTGTTCTTAATTACTTTGAGTGACTCCCAAGCACCTTTGGTGGACTTAGTGTTCTCTGCCATCTCCTTGGGATTGGTGTTTGTTGGTTCCTGCAACGAAGAGATTGCACAGTCAATCATATCTGTCTTGAAAAATCTTATTAAAGCAGAGCTTGCAGAGCCCATTATTCGTCTGCTTCCAGtttccattggccttctatatcTTGGAAAACAG GAGGGGCCGAAGGCTAACGTTGTTAAGGTTTCTGAAACATTTGATGAAATAATGAAGGAGGTTTCTAAAACATTTGATAAAATAATGAAGGACTATTGGGATGTAACTCTTATGTCTTTGGCATATGCTGGGACAGGGAATGTGCTTAAG GTTCAGGAGCTCCTTAGTATCTGCTCAAAAAAGGAAGGTGGAAGTCACCAAGGGCCAGCAGTACTTGGAATTGCTCTTATTGCCATGGCTGAAGAATTAGGAGTTGAAATGGCTGTACGGTCCCTTGAGCAACTTTTTAAGTATGGTGATTATAATATTAGAAGAGCGGTTCCTCTTGCCCTTGGCATGCTCTACATATCCAATCCAAAG GTAGACGTTGTGGACACACTGAGTAGACTGAGCAATGATGCGGACGGTCAAGTAATGATG GCTGCAACCATCTCACTTGGTTTGATAGGTGCTGGTACAAACAATGCACGTATAGCCGAGTTGCTTCGTAAGCTCTCAAGTCAGGAACATGGCGTTTACCTGTTTTGT GTGAGGATTGCCCAGGGTCTTGTTCACCTTGGGAAGGGCTTGCTGACACTTGCCCCATACCACTCTGACCGGCTACTTCTATCCCC CGTAGCGCTAGCTGGGCTAGTAACCGTTCTGCACGCATGCCTTAACATGCAACCCACCATCCTCGGAGAGTATCCCTACATGCTATACATCCTTGCCCTTGCTATGCAG CCTAGGATGTTACTGACTCTGGATGAGGATCTCAAGCCCCTCCCTGTGCCTGTTCATGTTGGCCAAGCGGTCGACGTGGTCAGTCAAGCGGGAAGTCCCAGGACCATCACTGGGTTCCAGACGCACAACACGCCTGTCCTGCTCGCTGCAGGGGAACGAGCTGAGCTAGCAACTGAAAA ATATATTCCGCTGACACCAATTCTTGAGGGCTTTGTGATCCTGAGGAAGAACCCAGAGCATCATGAAGATTGA